The DNA region GACGCCGAGGGGCCGCTCGGGGAGGTGGTGGAGGTCGCTCTGCCCCCCGAGGCGGAAGTGAGGGCCGTGCTGGCGGGCTTTCTCGGGCCGCAGGCGCAGGTGCCACCGCAGTACAGCGCGGTGCAGGTGGGGGGCAGGCGGGCGTACGCGGTCGCGCGCTCGGGAGGCGAACTCGATCTGCCCGCCCGGAGCGTCGTCATTCACTCGCTGGAGTTGCTGGGCGTGTACGGCAGCGTGGAGGAGGCGCCCCGCACCTTCTCGCGGGGTGCGGCAGGCTGGACACCGGACTCGGACGGACGGACCTTCACCCTGCCGCCGCCGCTGGGCCGGTTTCCCACCCTGCTCGTGCGGGCGAGTGTGGGAAGCGGGACCTACCTCCGCTCGCTCGCCCGGGACGTGGGGGCGGCGCTCGGCGTTCCCGCCCATCTGGCAGGTCTGGTCCGCACGCGGGTGGGCCGCTACGACCTTGCGGACGGGGTGAGCGTCGAGCATCTGGCAGACGCCGCAGGCCTCCCCGACCTCGCCGCGCTCGACTTCCCCCGCATCGAGGCGGACGAGCGGCTGGCCCGCGAGTTGCGACAGGGCAAACGGCCGGGGCACGCGGCGGTGGGCAGGCACGTCGTCACGCTGAACGGCGCGCTCGTCGCGGTGGTGGACGGGGACGGGGAGGTGCTGCGGGTGGTGCGGGCGTGGGCCTAGCGGCCCTTACACTGGCAGCATGGATGAACTTCGGCGGCTCGACGTGGGTGACACCTGGCTGCACGCCGTCTTGCGGGGACCTGAGGACCTGCCTCCCCTGATCGTGCTGCACGGCGGGCCGGGGCTGGACCACACCGAGTTCGCCGACTATCTGGACCCCCTCACCGACACCGTGCGGCTGGTGCTGCTCGACGAGCGGGCGCAGGGCCGCAGCGACCGGGACGCCCCCGCCGAGACCTGGACCCTGGGGCAGATGGCCGCCGACGTGAGCGCCGTCGCCCGCGCGCTGAGCGCTCCCCGCTACGCCGTGTTCGGACACTCGTTCGGGGCCTTCGTCGCCCTGCAACACGCCGTAGAGTCTCCCGGCGCCGCCACGACCACGGTCGTCTGCTGTGGCCTGGGGTCGGCCCGCTGGCTGGACGACCTGCCCGGACGGCTCCAGGCCTTCGAGCCCCCCGACCTGAGAGAGCAGGTGCGGACCTCGTGGGCGAGCGAGGCGGACGTGCAGACCGAGGCCGACCTCGCCCGCCTGATGCACGAGCAGATGCTCTGGCACTTCGCCGACCCGCGCGACCCCCGCATCGCGGACTACGAGGCGAGGGTGGAGGCCGCCGGGCCCCGCTACGCGCCGGACGTCCTGCGCCGGTTCAGCGTGGCCGGGTACGGCGGGATCGAGGTGGAGGACCGCCTGGGCCGGGTGACCCAGCCATTGCTCGTCCTCGCCGGGCGGCACGACCGCACCTGCCCGCCGGGG from Deinococcus aetherius includes:
- the truB gene encoding tRNA pseudouridine(55) synthase TruB codes for the protein MPVIAVDKPLGLTSHDVVNRARRALGTRRVGHTGTLDPLATGVLVLCVDDSTKLVQFMEADSKDYLAWIALGGASPTLDAEGPLGEVVEVALPPEAEVRAVLAGFLGPQAQVPPQYSAVQVGGRRAYAVARSGGELDLPARSVVIHSLELLGVYGSVEEAPRTFSRGAAGWTPDSDGRTFTLPPPLGRFPTLLVRASVGSGTYLRSLARDVGAALGVPAHLAGLVRTRVGRYDLADGVSVEHLADAAGLPDLAALDFPRIEADERLARELRQGKRPGHAAVGRHVVTLNGALVAVVDGDGEVLRVVRAWA
- a CDS encoding alpha/beta fold hydrolase, whose translation is MDELRRLDVGDTWLHAVLRGPEDLPPLIVLHGGPGLDHTEFADYLDPLTDTVRLVLLDERAQGRSDRDAPAETWTLGQMAADVSAVARALSAPRYAVFGHSFGAFVALQHAVESPGAATTTVVCCGLGSARWLDDLPGRLQAFEPPDLREQVRTSWASEADVQTEADLARLMHEQMLWHFADPRDPRIADYEARVEAAGPRYAPDVLRRFSVAGYGGIEVEDRLGRVTQPLLVLAGRHDRTCPPGASELIASRVPRGEGHVFEESGHMPFVEEPEAFLDVVRNFLRRSLA